Proteins from one Clostridium cellulovorans 743B genomic window:
- the speE gene encoding polyamine aminopropyltransferase, which translates to MDMWISEAQIPNAAMTYKIKETLVRRQTEFQDLAIVDSYELGRMLVLDGIVQTTIKDEFVYHEMISHIPLYTHSSPKKVLVVGGGDGGAIREILKHPTVEKAVLCEIDGAVIEECKKHLKEISCALDDPRCEVFVGDGIKYVHEHKNEFDVIIVDSTDPFGAAEGLFGGSFYKEIYQCLTEDGIFIAQTETPFYLPEVVKSVFNDARDVFPVTKLFMAHIPTYPGGYWSFTVGSKKYDPENPDFSGKVDIDGLKYYTKKIHSAAFTLPKYVEDLLK; encoded by the coding sequence ATGGACATGTGGATTTCGGAAGCGCAGATCCCAAATGCAGCTATGACCTATAAAATCAAAGAAACTTTAGTAAGAAGACAAACGGAATTTCAAGATTTAGCAATAGTTGATTCTTATGAACTTGGAAGGATGTTAGTACTTGATGGTATAGTTCAAACTACAATAAAGGATGAATTTGTTTATCATGAAATGATTAGCCATATCCCATTATATACTCATTCAAGTCCCAAAAAAGTTCTAGTTGTAGGTGGCGGTGATGGCGGCGCAATAAGAGAAATATTAAAACATCCAACTGTAGAAAAAGCAGTACTTTGTGAGATAGATGGTGCAGTTATCGAGGAATGTAAAAAGCATCTTAAAGAGATTTCTTGTGCTTTAGATGATCCAAGATGCGAAGTATTCGTTGGAGATGGAATTAAATATGTACACGAGCATAAGAATGAATTTGACGTTATAATAGTTGACTCTACAGATCCTTTTGGTGCTGCTGAAGGTCTTTTTGGCGGAAGTTTTTATAAGGAAATATATCAATGTTTGACAGAAGACGGTATATTTATTGCTCAAACAGAAACGCCATTTTATTTACCTGAAGTAGTTAAATCTGTATTTAATGATGCTAGAGACGTATTCCCTGTAACAAAGTTATTTATGGCACATATTCCTACATATCCAGGTGGTTACTGGAGTTTTACTGTTGGATCTAAAAAATATGATCCTGAAAATCCTGATTTTTCTGGCAAAGTAGATATTGATGGTTTAAAATACTATACTAAGAAGATTCATAGTGCTGCATTTACATTACCAAAATATGTAGAAGATTTATTAAAATAG
- a CDS encoding Eco57I restriction-modification methylase domain-containing protein — MNMFTNDIEELYKIIISKKDIDFKNLALTNFVLKFEISSKISEFFYKNFHDRKTVKGVVYTPINISNYMINNTITKEEIISNPYLKICDLACGTGNILIPLYNHLLNIFEENINEINCKNSMEITDIKAHILKNNLFGYDIDSFALKLLTIDLFKEHGVIFRNLYNEDFLTCDKDDYDVFIGNPPYIGHKDINKEYSKALKLKFKSIYSDKGDISYCFFQEALNHLEDSGKLTFITSRYFLESPSGSILRRMLKVNFDILKIVDFYGIRPFSNANVDPVIIFLSKEQANYQYQRNIEVIKPQNCCKKEFLEELFSKDSYENNKLNIFYINKTLLDDKGWILIDQKQRSIIEKIKAKCSTTLDDICISYQGIITGCDKAFIVTKEDIANYHLEEELLMPWIKSSNIEKASVTNTDKYIIYSDLINNESDFPNCISFINQMKYKLEERRECKNGIRKWFQLQWGRKPEIFSQEKIIYPYKSVNNRFALSSGSYFSADVYALVLRDHVSVTYEYIMKLLNSDIYEFYFKTFGKKLGDKLYEYYPSNLLKLEIPIDAINSSADLYDFFGFTSDEIDIIKNI, encoded by the coding sequence ATGAATATGTTTACAAATGATATTGAAGAGCTTTATAAGATTATAATTTCTAAAAAAGATATTGATTTTAAAAATTTAGCTCTTACTAATTTTGTCTTAAAGTTTGAAATTTCATCAAAAATAAGTGAGTTTTTCTACAAAAATTTTCATGATAGAAAAACTGTGAAAGGTGTAGTATACACACCTATTAATATATCTAATTATATGATAAATAATACTATTACTAAAGAGGAAATAATAAGTAATCCTTATTTAAAGATTTGTGATTTAGCTTGTGGTACTGGTAATATATTAATACCCTTATATAATCATCTTTTAAATATATTTGAAGAGAATATAAATGAAATTAATTGTAAAAATTCTATGGAGATAACAGATATTAAGGCTCATATTTTGAAAAATAATCTATTTGGTTATGATATAGATTCTTTTGCTTTAAAACTTCTTACTATTGATCTGTTTAAAGAACATGGAGTAATATTTAGAAACTTGTACAATGAAGATTTTTTAACTTGTGATAAAGATGACTATGATGTTTTTATAGGCAATCCTCCTTATATAGGTCACAAAGATATAAATAAAGAATATTCTAAAGCTTTGAAACTTAAGTTTAAATCTATTTATTCAGATAAAGGTGATATATCCTATTGTTTTTTTCAAGAAGCATTAAATCACTTAGAGGATTCTGGAAAGTTAACTTTTATAACTTCAAGGTATTTTTTAGAATCTCCTAGTGGGTCAATATTAAGACGAATGTTAAAAGTTAACTTTGATATTTTAAAAATAGTAGATTTCTATGGAATAAGACCATTTAGTAATGCTAATGTGGATCCAGTAATTATCTTTTTATCTAAAGAACAAGCTAATTATCAATACCAAAGAAATATTGAAGTTATCAAGCCTCAAAATTGCTGTAAAAAAGAATTTTTAGAAGAACTTTTTAGCAAAGATAGCTATGAAAACAATAAATTGAATATTTTTTACATAAATAAAACCCTTCTTGATGATAAAGGCTGGATCCTTATAGATCAGAAACAAAGATCCATAATTGAAAAAATAAAAGCAAAATGTTCAACTACTTTAGATGATATTTGTATAAGCTATCAAGGAATTATTACTGGATGTGACAAAGCATTTATAGTAACAAAAGAAGATATAGCTAACTATCATTTAGAAGAAGAGCTTTTAATGCCTTGGATTAAGAGCTCTAATATAGAAAAAGCTTCAGTTACAAATACAGATAAATATATTATTTATTCAGATTTAATAAATAATGAATCCGACTTTCCTAATTGTATAAGCTTTATTAATCAAATGAAATATAAATTAGAAGAAAGAAGAGAATGTAAAAATGGAATAAGAAAATGGTTTCAATTGCAATGGGGCAGAAAGCCAGAAATATTTAGTCAAGAAAAAATAATCTATCCTTACAAGAGTGTTAATAACCGATTTGCATTAAGTAGTGGTAGCTATTTTAGCGCTGATGTATACGCTTTAGTTCTAAGAGATCATGTGTCTGTTACATATGAGTATATTATGAAGCTTTTAAATAGCGATATCTATGAATTCTACTTTAAAACCTTTGGTAAAAAGCTCGGAGATAAGCTTTATGAATATTATCCTAGCAATCTGTTGAAGCTTGAAATTCCAATAGATGCTATTAATAGTAGTGCAGACTTATATGATTTCTTTGGATTTACTTCTGATGAAATAGATATTATTAAAAATATATAA
- the pdaA gene encoding delta-lactam-biosynthetic de-N-acetylase, producing MKYKSIGILMTIATMSSLIGCSVQKVSVEYEDNAIESKEVFNNNLEYAEKELVELEEKKNIEKAKQEELERLKAITKNVETEIKDSLNDNTSEVSSGGLDNKKYGWGLKRGVNGALPDAGPGRSELLSKYHGYYLGNINEKVIYLTFDNGYENGNTHMILDILKKNNVKAAFFVTTPYIDENPDIIKRMFDEGHVVGNHSTTHPSMPSLNSIDAFRKELDGCSNAYKNITNTDMESFFRPPMGEFSVQSLSYTKELGYKSIFWSFAYKDWDVKNQPNPSEAKETIYKNIHNGEIMLLHSVSKTNTEILDEVIKTITSRGYEFKTLRDLP from the coding sequence ATGAAATATAAGTCTATTGGAATTTTGATGACTATTGCAACGATGTCAAGTTTAATTGGTTGTTCAGTTCAGAAGGTATCAGTAGAATACGAAGATAATGCAATCGAAAGTAAAGAAGTTTTTAACAATAATCTAGAATATGCCGAAAAGGAATTAGTGGAATTAGAAGAGAAAAAAAATATTGAAAAAGCAAAACAAGAAGAGTTAGAAAGGCTTAAAGCTATAACCAAGAATGTAGAAACGGAAATTAAAGATTCTTTAAATGATAATACTAGTGAGGTTTCTTCAGGTGGCTTGGATAATAAAAAATATGGCTGGGGTCTTAAGCGAGGTGTAAATGGTGCTTTGCCTGATGCGGGACCTGGTAGAAGTGAACTATTATCAAAGTATCACGGGTATTATTTAGGAAACATTAATGAAAAAGTTATATATTTAACTTTTGACAATGGTTATGAAAACGGTAACACCCATATGATTTTAGATATTCTTAAAAAGAATAATGTAAAAGCAGCTTTTTTTGTTACAACGCCCTATATAGATGAAAATCCAGATATAATAAAAAGAATGTTTGATGAAGGTCATGTAGTTGGAAATCATAGTACGACTCACCCTTCTATGCCTTCACTTAATAGTATTGATGCTTTCAGGAAAGAACTAGATGGATGTTCAAACGCCTATAAAAATATAACAAATACAGATATGGAAAGTTTTTTTAGGCCTCCTATGGGTGAATTCAGTGTTCAATCCTTAAGCTATACTAAAGAGCTAGGATATAAGTCTATTTTCTGGAGTTTTGCTTATAAAGATTGGGATGTTAAGAACCAACCAAATCCTAGTGAGGCTAAAGAAACAATATATAAAAATATCCACAATGGAGAGATAATGTTATTACATTCTGTATCCAAGACAAATACAGAAATTTTAGATGAAGTGATTAAAACAATTACTTCTAGAGGATATGAATTTAAAACATTAAGAGATTTACCATAG
- a CDS encoding cyclodeaminase/cyclohydrolase family protein, protein MKRNTIEKFIEKLSSESPTPGGGGVAALNCAIASALALMVYNLTIDKKIFNNYDETIKTKLLTNFNELTVLQESFLDDIQRDADDFLKLMESYKLPKDTTEEKEFRSEKIQEGYLRAIATPMALCEKSLKLYDYLEDSANYGNPNVISDAAVGILNLYSAIQCSVINIKINLKGVKNEVFVKEINEKLKQILSLNEEKKNSILKLSLNKINIDI, encoded by the coding sequence ATGAAGAGAAATACAATCGAAAAATTTATAGAAAAATTAAGTTCTGAAAGTCCAACACCAGGTGGTGGGGGAGTAGCTGCGTTAAACTGCGCTATAGCTAGTGCACTAGCACTTATGGTATATAACTTAACTATCGATAAGAAAATATTTAATAATTATGATGAAACTATAAAAACAAAATTATTAACTAATTTTAACGAACTTACCGTCCTTCAAGAAAGCTTTCTAGATGATATCCAAAGGGATGCAGATGATTTTTTGAAACTTATGGAATCATACAAATTGCCTAAAGATACTACTGAAGAAAAAGAATTTAGAAGCGAAAAAATACAAGAGGGATATCTAAGAGCTATAGCTACCCCAATGGCACTTTGTGAAAAGTCATTAAAGCTATATGATTATTTAGAAGACAGCGCTAATTATGGAAATCCTAATGTAATCAGCGATGCTGCTGTAGGTATTTTAAATTTATATAGTGCTATTCAATGTAGCGTTATAAATATTAAAATAAACCTTAAAGGGGTTAAGAATGAGGTCTTTGTAAAAGAAATTAATGAAAAGCTAAAGCAAATTTTATCTCTTAATGAAGAGAAGAAAAATAGTATTTTAAAATTATCTTTAAATAAGATAAATATAGATATATAA
- a CDS encoding nitroreductase family protein, producing the protein MDFYKVLETRTSIKKFKTDQVREESIGKMINAAMLSPSWKNNTSYKFIIVDDQRIREKLGETINNDTEDAQRAITDAPITAIVVGNPSESGQINGKDFYLVDAAIAMEHFILAATNEGYGTCWIASFDENKIKNILGIPKEYKVIAITPIGVTEEAKNHYPMKPVDSHIYLNNWENEYSRKNLVMS; encoded by the coding sequence ATGGATTTCTATAAAGTGTTAGAAACTAGAACTAGCATAAAAAAATTCAAAACAGATCAAGTTAGAGAAGAAAGTATTGGAAAAATGATAAATGCTGCAATGCTCTCTCCATCTTGGAAAAATAATACCTCATATAAGTTTATAATTGTAGATGACCAACGTATAAGAGAAAAATTAGGTGAAACTATAAATAATGACACCGAAGATGCGCAAAGAGCAATTACTGATGCACCTATCACTGCTATTGTCGTAGGCAATCCAAGTGAATCAGGTCAGATAAACGGAAAAGATTTCTACTTGGTAGATGCAGCTATTGCAATGGAGCATTTTATATTAGCTGCCACCAATGAAGGCTATGGAACTTGTTGGATAGCTTCTTTTGATGAAAACAAAATTAAAAACATTTTAGGAATACCAAAGGAATATAAGGTTATAGCAATTACCCCTATAGGAGTAACAGAAGAAGCTAAAAATCATTATCCTATGAAACCAGTTGATTCACATATATATCTAAATAATTGGGAAAATGAGTATTCACGCAAAAACTTAGTAATGAGTTAG
- the murJ gene encoding murein biosynthesis integral membrane protein MurJ produces MKKSKLLNGSLAIMILITASKLLGLIRDSLIAKSFGLSYLNDIYSFSIGTTMLFISISYGITAALLPIHTNIKEAKDIKERNRFINNTINITLFFTLLVVLLGEIGAGAIVSIFASSFKADIEIYNQAILLVRIMFLSLLFVGAQSIITSVLQSHDEFIVPSSMPIFSNAIYIFYLVFFIDTFGLNGFGVATVLGFLSMLLVNIPTFKKLGYKYQLVFNFKDENIKRLGRSMIPIIICSSLVQINVFIVRGFAGSLEYGSISSLDYANKLNMLVYEIFAQAISMVIYPTLARHIARKNYIEFKSEIVRGVNLIFLLMIPGAIGLLVLREPLITLYLKRGSFGDMEVLMTSSALLFYIPTMVIYGMRDVLNRGFFSLNESKLPMYNAGLNILLNIVFCYFAIGNLGIRGLALANSLATFFATVILMLTLSRKTNGLDFRRLFISFIKITASSALMGLTVYILNNIIIKHFEHTISGSLISVIVSALIGASIYGLLLYILKEKEFLTYIKMIFNRGSKSIS; encoded by the coding sequence ATGAAAAAAAGTAAGCTACTTAATGGTTCTTTGGCTATAATGATACTTATAACTGCATCAAAGCTCTTAGGACTCATTCGCGATTCTCTTATCGCTAAAAGTTTTGGATTAAGTTACTTAAATGACATATATTCATTTTCTATTGGTACTACAATGCTATTTATTAGTATTAGCTATGGCATTACTGCAGCATTACTACCAATCCATACAAATATAAAAGAAGCAAAAGACATAAAAGAGCGTAATAGATTTATAAACAATACAATAAATATAACATTATTCTTTACGCTCTTAGTAGTTCTGCTTGGTGAAATTGGGGCTGGAGCTATTGTCTCAATATTTGCTTCATCTTTTAAAGCAGATATTGAGATATATAATCAAGCAATACTTTTAGTTCGAATAATGTTTTTATCACTATTATTCGTTGGAGCTCAAAGTATAATTACTTCTGTATTGCAAAGTCATGATGAATTTATTGTACCTTCGTCAATGCCCATTTTTTCAAATGCAATATATATTTTCTATCTAGTATTTTTTATTGATACCTTTGGATTAAATGGGTTTGGTGTTGCCACAGTTTTAGGTTTTTTATCAATGCTTTTGGTGAATATTCCAACCTTTAAAAAGCTAGGATACAAGTATCAATTAGTTTTTAACTTTAAAGACGAAAATATAAAAAGACTTGGAAGATCTATGATTCCTATAATTATATGTTCTTCACTTGTTCAAATAAATGTCTTCATAGTTAGAGGTTTTGCAGGTTCTTTAGAATATGGCTCAATTTCTTCACTTGACTATGCTAATAAGCTTAATATGCTAGTTTATGAAATATTTGCTCAAGCGATTAGTATGGTTATATATCCAACACTAGCAAGGCATATCGCGCGAAAGAATTATATTGAGTTTAAGAGTGAGATTGTCCGTGGAGTTAACCTAATATTTCTTTTAATGATACCTGGTGCTATAGGTTTGTTAGTTCTAAGAGAGCCACTTATTACTTTGTATCTTAAAAGAGGCTCTTTTGGAGATATGGAAGTTTTAATGACTTCATCAGCATTACTTTTCTATATCCCTACAATGGTTATCTATGGAATGAGAGATGTTTTAAATAGGGGATTCTTTTCATTAAATGAATCGAAATTACCTATGTATAATGCTGGTTTAAATATTCTTTTGAACATAGTCTTTTGTTATTTTGCAATTGGCAATTTAGGAATTAGAGGTCTTGCATTAGCTAACTCTCTTGCTACATTTTTTGCTACAGTAATATTAATGTTAACTCTTAGCAGAAAAACTAATGGCCTTGACTTTAGAAGACTTTTTATAAGCTTTATCAAAATAACAGCATCAAGTGCTTTAATGGGACTTACAGTTTATATTTTAAATAATATAATTATTAAGCATTTTGAGCACACTATATCAGGAAGTCTAATTTCTGTTATAGTCTCTGCTTTAATTGGTGCTTCAATATATGGATTATTACTATATATACTGAAAGAAAAAGAGTTTTTAACATATATTAAAATGATTTTTAATAGAGGATCTAAATCCATTTCATAA
- the rfbD gene encoding dTDP-4-dehydrorhamnose reductase has protein sequence MRILITGANGQLGRELTKQYRNENVELILTDVDNLDITKVDEVFNIMIEKRPDVVINCAAHTAVDKCEEDVENAYRINTIGPKNLAAAAFAIGAEIVQVSTDYVFDGEGNAPLTEFDRTNPQTVYGETKLQGEELVKSLNPRHYVVRTAWLYGDGNNFVKTMIKLGESGNEVKVVSDQVGSPTSTVDLANVIRDLIKNKNYGTFHATCKGMCSWFDFAQEIFRLKNMDVKLVPCTTEEFPRPAKRPKYSVLRNYSLELTTGDITRDWKESLKEYLATL, from the coding sequence ATGAGAATTTTAATCACTGGAGCTAATGGACAATTAGGAAGAGAATTAACAAAACAATATAGGAATGAGAACGTAGAATTAATATTAACAGATGTTGATAATTTAGATATCACTAAAGTAGATGAAGTTTTTAATATAATGATCGAAAAAAGACCAGATGTTGTTATAAACTGTGCCGCTCACACTGCTGTTGATAAGTGTGAAGAAGATGTTGAGAATGCTTATAGAATAAACACAATTGGTCCAAAAAATCTTGCTGCAGCTGCTTTTGCTATAGGAGCAGAGATTGTTCAAGTATCTACAGACTATGTTTTTGACGGTGAAGGAAATGCACCTTTAACTGAATTTGATAGAACAAATCCTCAAACTGTATATGGAGAAACAAAACTTCAAGGCGAAGAACTTGTAAAATCTCTAAATCCAAGACATTATGTTGTAAGAACTGCTTGGCTTTATGGTGATGGAAATAATTTTGTTAAAACTATGATAAAACTTGGTGAATCTGGAAATGAGGTAAAAGTAGTTTCTGATCAAGTTGGATCTCCAACTAGCACTGTTGATTTAGCTAATGTTATTAGAGATTTAATTAAGAATAAAAATTATGGAACATTCCATGCAACATGTAAAGGAATGTGCTCATGGTTCGATTTTGCACAAGAAATATTTAGACTTAAAAATATGGATGTTAAGTTAGTACCTTGTACAACTGAAGAATTCCCAAGACCGGCAAAAAGACCTAAGTACTCTGTTTTAAGAAATTATTCTTTAGAATTGACAACTGGTGATATAACAAGGGACTGGAAAGAATCACTAAAAGAATATCTAGCTACTTTATAG
- a CDS encoding WecB/TagA/CpsF family glycosyltransferase — protein sequence MASDLLGYKIYSKSMDHLIHEVMVSENKTHIISGNPEVLTSGLKEEELFNNFTDKNSIIIPDGIGIVISARLTKVPVEGKIPGIEVLDKILREFETKNKSVYLLGATEDTVTKAVAKLKKKYPTLIVAGYHNGFFDLNNCNDIIENIKASNAEAIFVAMGAPRQERFIIKYMDILPCKIFMGVGGSFDIIAGNLKRAPKWMISLGLEWLYRVSKEPFRIKRLGVIPKFIIKAVISNRK from the coding sequence ATGGCTAGTGACTTATTAGGTTATAAGATATATAGTAAATCTATGGATCATTTGATTCATGAGGTTATGGTTAGCGAGAATAAAACTCATATAATCTCGGGAAATCCTGAAGTTCTAACGAGTGGTTTAAAGGAAGAAGAGCTTTTTAATAATTTTACTGATAAAAATTCAATAATTATTCCTGATGGTATAGGGATAGTTATTTCCGCCAGACTTACAAAAGTGCCAGTAGAAGGTAAAATCCCTGGAATTGAAGTTTTAGATAAAATACTTCGCGAATTTGAAACTAAAAACAAATCAGTATATCTTCTTGGAGCTACTGAAGACACAGTAACTAAAGCAGTAGCTAAACTTAAGAAAAAATATCCCACACTGATTGTTGCAGGTTATCATAATGGATTTTTTGATTTAAATAATTGTAATGATATAATAGAAAATATAAAGGCTTCGAATGCAGAAGCGATATTTGTTGCTATGGGGGCACCTAGGCAAGAACGATTTATAATAAAGTATATGGATATTCTACCTTGTAAAATATTCATGGGTGTAGGTGGAAGCTTTGACATCATTGCAGGCAATCTAAAACGTGCACCTAAATGGATGATTTCATTAGGTTTAGAATGGTTATATAGAGTATCTAAAGAACCCTTTAGAATTAAACGACTTGGTGTTATTCCCAAATTTATAATTAAAGCTGTCATATCAAATAGAAAATAA
- a CDS encoding O-antigen ligase family protein — MNTNWFMMLFGIYLTIFPLFPSAINRKTLFTEFFMLILMIIYLAINLKSKDKKIQFIKNLKEFFTDKLSITLLVLLGFMLISISYSTDLILVLKDSMRFIVALGIFFIVRFEIKSKKSLDNLIKLIYIPAFIEFTYGIIQYITGWGLIFHTGDIARIEGNVGHPNTLAGYAVLLFFPLFFIMVNEKKKKWKIFYAVELLLLVVNIVLTFSRNSWLALVLGILILCIYYSWKFLIPLGIGGIIALSISTIRLRLTQFVDPNINSGRIKIWTLTLKCFKEHPILGVGAGNYEAVHKSYVARYPQYDPGEQIYHTHNVYLKMLSELGIVGFVTYVVGAFFILKKIFTVHNKLSGYYKDLMGGILISFITAYFVINMFDNVMVLPQIMNYFYLFLGIVYVIERLNKNA; from the coding sequence ATGAATACAAACTGGTTTATGATGCTATTTGGAATATATCTAACTATTTTTCCTCTATTTCCATCAGCTATCAATAGAAAAACACTTTTTACAGAGTTTTTTATGCTAATATTAATGATTATATATCTAGCAATAAACTTAAAGTCTAAAGATAAGAAAATTCAATTTATAAAAAATTTAAAAGAATTTTTCACTGATAAACTCTCGATAACACTATTAGTTTTACTAGGTTTTATGCTTATTTCCATAAGTTATTCTACTGACCTTATATTAGTTTTAAAAGATTCTATGAGATTTATAGTAGCTCTAGGAATATTTTTTATCGTTAGGTTTGAAATCAAAAGTAAGAAATCTTTAGACAACTTAATTAAGTTAATCTATATTCCTGCTTTTATCGAATTTACATATGGAATTATTCAGTACATAACAGGTTGGGGATTAATATTTCACACAGGAGATATTGCAAGAATAGAAGGAAATGTAGGTCATCCTAATACTCTTGCTGGATATGCAGTTCTTTTATTTTTCCCACTGTTCTTTATTATGGTTAATGAAAAGAAAAAAAAATGGAAAATTTTTTATGCTGTAGAGCTATTGCTTCTAGTAGTAAATATTGTATTAACTTTTTCAAGAAATAGTTGGTTAGCTTTAGTATTAGGAATTCTAATTTTGTGCATATACTATAGTTGGAAATTTTTAATTCCTCTTGGGATTGGGGGAATTATAGCCCTTTCAATTAGTACTATTCGCTTAAGATTAACACAATTTGTAGATCCTAATATTAATTCTGGAAGAATAAAAATTTGGACTTTGACATTAAAATGTTTTAAAGAACATCCGATCTTAGGAGTAGGCGCTGGCAATTATGAAGCAGTCCATAAAAGTTATGTTGCTAGATATCCTCAATATGATCCAGGTGAGCAAATTTATCATACCCATAATGTATATTTAAAAATGTTATCTGAACTTGGAATTGTAGGTTTCGTTACATATGTTGTAGGTGCATTCTTTATATTAAAAAAGATTTTTACAGTTCATAATAAGTTATCAGGTTACTACAAAGATTTAATGGGTGGAATATTGATATCCTTCATTACAGCTTATTTTGTTATTAATATGTTTGATAATGTAATGGTACTTCCTCAAATTATGAACTATTTTTACTTGTTTTTAGGAATAGTTTATGTTATTGAAAGACTTAATAAAAATGCATAA
- the galU gene encoding UTP--glucose-1-phosphate uridylyltransferase GalU, which produces MKVKKAIIPAAGLGTRFLPATKAQPKEMLPIVDKPTIQYIIEEAVASGIEEILIITGRNKRAIEDHFDKSVELEKQLENTGKNELLQLVDSISNMANIYYIRQKEPRGLGHAIACAKTFVGNEPFAVMLGDDVVDNKEPCLKQLVNCFNEYKTTVLGVQRVDEKDVSKYGIVNGKPIEDGVFKVKDLVEKPSPDEAPSNIAILGRYIITPRIFDILENTSPGKGGEIQLTDALRTLMMEEAMYAFEFKGRRYDVGDKLGFLQATVEFALKREDLGGEFLQYLINLKNNSEFMEKLHD; this is translated from the coding sequence ATGAAAGTAAAAAAAGCTATTATACCTGCTGCTGGACTTGGAACAAGATTTTTACCAGCAACAAAAGCTCAGCCAAAAGAAATGCTTCCAATAGTTGATAAGCCAACAATTCAGTATATTATTGAAGAAGCAGTAGCATCTGGTATAGAAGAAATTTTAATTATTACTGGAAGAAATAAAAGAGCAATTGAAGATCATTTTGATAAATCAGTTGAACTTGAAAAGCAACTTGAGAACACTGGAAAAAATGAACTTTTGCAACTTGTAGATAGCATATCAAATATGGCTAATATTTATTATATAAGACAGAAAGAGCCAAGAGGGCTTGGCCATGCAATTGCTTGTGCAAAAACCTTTGTTGGTAACGAACCATTTGCCGTAATGCTAGGTGATGATGTTGTGGACAATAAAGAACCTTGCTTAAAACAATTAGTAAACTGCTTTAACGAATATAAGACAACTGTATTAGGTGTACAAAGAGTAGATGAAAAGGATGTCAGCAAATATGGAATTGTAAATGGTAAACCTATAGAAGATGGCGTATTTAAAGTTAAAGATTTAGTAGAAAAACCATCTCCTGATGAAGCGCCATCTAATATTGCAATTCTTGGTAGATACATAATAACGCCTAGAATCTTTGATATTTTAGAGAATACATCTCCTGGAAAGGGTGGCGAAATTCAATTAACGGACGCATTAAGAACCTTAATGATGGAAGAAGCAATGTATGCCTTTGAATTTAAAGGACGTAGATATGATGTTGGAGACAAACTAGGTTTTCTTCAAGCAACAGTGGAATTTGCACTTAAACGTGAGGATTTAGGAGGCGAATTTTTGCAATATTTAATTAACTTAAAAAACAATAGTGAGTTTATGGAGAAACTACATGATTAA